A stretch of the Pseudomonas helvetica genome encodes the following:
- a CDS encoding iron-containing alcohol dehydrogenase, with protein MSISSFKIAHKLLTGAGAIEQLAAELTRLDVDNPLIVTDAALVKSGTVELALAQLDGRTYEIFDRVLPDPEIAIVEDCMRVYREGGHDGLIGLGGGSAIDIAKSVAAYAGYHGALEDLFGIDQVPRKGPPLIAIPTTAGTGSEVTNVAILSDRVAQLKKGIISDYLLPDVALVSPQMTLTCPRSVTAASGVDALVHAVESYLSLNASLITDALAIGAIKLIIKALPKAYTNPSNLQAREDMATASLMAGMAFGNAGVGAVHALAYPLGGRFNVTHGVSNALLLPYVMAWNKMACIERMQDIAEALGVKTAQLSAEEAADKAVEAMARLCAAVEIPQGLHSLGIPEDAIPAMAVEAAGIERLMRNNPRKLSTADIEKIYRAAY; from the coding sequence ATGAGTATTTCCTCTTTCAAAATTGCTCACAAACTGCTCACCGGTGCTGGCGCCATTGAGCAGTTGGCCGCCGAGCTGACCCGTCTGGATGTCGACAACCCACTGATTGTCACCGATGCCGCGCTGGTCAAGTCCGGCACGGTGGAGCTGGCGCTGGCGCAATTGGATGGACGTACTTACGAGATTTTCGATCGGGTGTTGCCCGACCCGGAAATCGCCATCGTTGAAGACTGCATGCGCGTCTACCGCGAAGGCGGGCATGACGGCCTGATCGGACTCGGCGGCGGCAGCGCCATCGACATCGCCAAAAGTGTTGCAGCCTATGCCGGTTACCACGGCGCGCTCGAAGACTTGTTTGGTATCGATCAGGTGCCGCGCAAAGGCCCACCGCTGATTGCGATTCCGACCACCGCCGGCACCGGTTCGGAAGTCACCAACGTGGCGATACTGTCCGACAGGGTCGCGCAGCTGAAGAAAGGCATCATCAGCGATTATCTGTTGCCGGACGTGGCGCTGGTCAGCCCGCAAATGACCCTGACGTGCCCGCGCAGCGTGACGGCCGCCAGTGGCGTCGATGCGCTGGTGCACGCTGTCGAGTCCTACCTGTCGCTCAACGCCTCGCTGATCACCGACGCACTGGCCATCGGCGCTATCAAGCTGATCATCAAGGCATTGCCCAAGGCCTACACCAATCCTTCGAACCTGCAGGCCCGTGAAGACATGGCCACCGCCAGCCTGATGGCCGGCATGGCGTTCGGCAACGCCGGGGTCGGCGCGGTGCATGCCTTGGCGTATCCGCTGGGCGGACGTTTCAACGTGACGCACGGTGTCAGCAACGCCTTGCTGCTTCCGTATGTCATGGCCTGGAACAAAATGGCGTGCATCGAGCGTATGCAGGATATCGCCGAGGCGCTTGGGGTGAAAACGGCGCAGTTGAGCGCTGAAGAGGCGGCAGATAAAGCGGTCGAGGCCATGGCGCGACTCTGTGCCGCAGTGGAAATCCCCCAAGGCCTGCACAGCCTCGGTATACCAGAAGATGCAATCCCGGCGATGGCTGTGGAGGCCGCAGGAATAGAGCGATTGATGCGCAACAACCCGCGTAAATTGAGCACCGCCGATATCGAGAAGATCTATCGAGCGGCCTACTAG
- a CDS encoding aminodeoxychorismate/anthranilate synthase component II, with translation MLLMIDNYDSFTYNVVQYLGELGSEVKVVRNDELTIAEIEALKPERIVVSPGPCTPTEAGVSIEAIKYFAGKLPILGVCLGHQSIGQAFGGDVVRARQVMHGKTSPVFHEDKGVFEGLNRPLTVTRYHSLIVKRETLPDCLELTAWTQLEDGSVDEIMGLRHKTLNIEGVQFHPESILTEQGHELFANFLKQTGGTR, from the coding sequence ATGTTGCTGATGATCGATAACTATGACTCTTTTACCTACAACGTTGTGCAGTACCTTGGTGAGCTAGGCTCCGAGGTCAAGGTTGTGCGCAACGATGAGCTGACCATCGCCGAAATCGAAGCGCTCAAGCCCGAGCGCATCGTCGTCTCTCCCGGTCCATGCACCCCGACCGAAGCCGGCGTGTCCATCGAAGCCATCAAGTATTTCGCCGGCAAGCTGCCGATTCTCGGCGTTTGCCTGGGTCATCAATCCATCGGCCAGGCGTTCGGTGGCGATGTAGTGCGCGCCCGCCAGGTTATGCATGGTAAGACTAGCCCGGTATTCCACGAGGACAAGGGCGTGTTCGAAGGTCTGAACCGTCCGCTGACGGTCACCCGCTATCACTCGCTGATTGTGAAGCGTGAAACCTTGCCCGATTGCCTGGAACTGACCGCCTGGACTCAGCTCGAAGACGGCTCGGTCGATGAAATCATGGGCCTGCGCCACAAGACACTGAACATCGAAGGGGTGCAGTTTCATCCTGAGTCGATCCTGACCGAGCAGGGCCACGAGCTGTTCGCCAACTTCCTCAAACAAACCGGCGGCACGCGCTAA
- a CDS encoding phosphoglycolate phosphatase has product MSGFEQLFPGRLPRLVMFDLDGTLIDSVPDLAVAVDNMLLKLGRAPAGLDAVREWVGNGAPVLVRRALAGSIEHASVDDVEAEHALEIFMEAYADGHELTVVYPGVRDTLKWLHKQGVEMALITNKPERFVAPLLDQLKIGRYFRWIIGGDTLPQKKPDPAALFFVMKMANIPASQSLFVGDSRSDVLAAKAAGVKCVALSYGYNHGRPIAEESPALVIDDLRKLIPGCLDPAAEITLADAVQSPPGNSIVVVTRKLWMKVIKALARWRWRA; this is encoded by the coding sequence ATGAGTGGTTTTGAGCAGTTGTTCCCGGGGCGTCTGCCGCGGCTGGTGATGTTCGATCTGGATGGCACGTTGATCGATTCGGTGCCGGACCTCGCAGTGGCTGTGGATAACATGCTGCTCAAACTCGGGCGTGCCCCGGCAGGTCTCGACGCGGTGCGCGAATGGGTGGGCAACGGTGCGCCGGTGCTGGTCCGTCGTGCACTGGCAGGCAGTATCGAACACGCGAGTGTCGATGATGTCGAGGCCGAGCACGCGCTGGAGATCTTCATGGAAGCCTACGCGGACGGCCATGAACTGACGGTGGTTTACCCAGGTGTACGCGACACCCTGAAGTGGTTGCACAAGCAGGGCGTCGAAATGGCGCTGATCACCAACAAGCCGGAGCGCTTCGTCGCGCCGTTGCTGGATCAGCTGAAAATCGGCCGCTACTTCCGCTGGATCATCGGCGGCGACACCCTGCCGCAGAAAAAGCCTGACCCGGCGGCGCTGTTTTTCGTGATGAAAATGGCCAACATACCGGCCTCGCAATCGTTGTTTGTCGGTGACTCGCGCAGCGACGTGCTGGCGGCCAAGGCGGCCGGCGTGAAGTGCGTAGCCCTGAGCTATGGCTATAACCATGGCCGGCCGATTGCCGAAGAGTCCCCGGCGCTGGTGATTGACGATCTACGCAAGCTAATTCCCGGTTGCCTGGATCCAGCCGCTGAGATAACGTTGGCCGACGCTGTTCAATCCCCTCCTGGAAACTCCATCGTGGTGGTCACTCGCAAACTCTGGATGAAAGTCATCAAGGCCCTGGCCCGCTGGCGTTGGCGCGCCTGA
- the estP gene encoding esterase EstP → MIKQTMFVPLASCVLAMACAQAIAAPAPYTKFIVFGDSLNDAGQFTDTGGPAGATERFTNRVGPTYKDGNGEVRAANSTQLLGGKLGFSPDQTAASTSAVRASEGLPDGNNWAVGGYRTDQILDSITTTSDTGERSRPGYLPSNNFRADPNALYFLSGGGNDFLQGRVTSLDQANAAADRLVSSVQTLQQAGAKYIMVWLLPDIGLTPAINGSPLQAFTSQLSAQFNTELVSQLQHVNAEVIPLNIPALLKETFANPAQFGLATDQNLTATCFSGDSCTENARYGINSATPDPTKLIYNDSVHPTETGQRLIADYAYSILAAPWELTLLPEMAHATLRAHQDELRNQWQSDWENWQNVGQWRAIVAGGGQHLNFDDQRSAASADGNGYNLNIGGSYRLDEAWRVGVAAGFYRQKLEAGNDNSQYKLNTYMGTAFAQYQQNRWWADAAMTAGHLDYDSLKRKFDLGVNERGEKGSTNGTVLAVTGRLGYDIAQQASSPWHLSPFISADYAKVQVDGYSENGNDSTALTFGDQKRTSKRLGVGLQGKYQITPQTQVFGEFAHEREYKDDTQDLTMNLNSLPDNHFTLQGYTPQTNLNRLNLGVSQKLTPDLALRASYNIRKDDDFTQQGINVGVSLDF, encoded by the coding sequence ATGATCAAACAGACGATGTTTGTACCGCTCGCCAGTTGTGTTCTTGCAATGGCCTGCGCCCAGGCGATTGCGGCCCCCGCTCCCTATACGAAATTCATTGTCTTTGGCGACAGCCTGAACGACGCCGGGCAATTTACCGATACAGGCGGCCCCGCAGGCGCAACCGAGCGGTTCACCAACCGCGTCGGACCGACCTACAAGGATGGCAACGGCGAGGTTCGCGCCGCCAACTCGACGCAGTTACTGGGGGGGAAACTGGGGTTTTCACCCGATCAAACGGCCGCTTCGACCTCGGCGGTCCGCGCCAGTGAAGGCCTGCCAGACGGTAACAACTGGGCGGTAGGTGGATACCGTACCGATCAGATCCTCGACTCGATCACCACCACCTCGGACACCGGTGAGCGCAGTCGGCCCGGTTACCTGCCGAGCAACAACTTTCGCGCTGACCCGAACGCGCTCTATTTCCTCTCCGGTGGCGGTAATGACTTCCTCCAGGGCCGGGTAACGAGTCTTGATCAGGCCAATGCCGCAGCCGATCGACTGGTCAGCAGCGTGCAAACGCTGCAACAGGCCGGCGCCAAATACATCATGGTCTGGCTACTGCCTGATATCGGGCTGACCCCGGCGATCAATGGCAGCCCGTTGCAGGCCTTTACCTCCCAACTCAGCGCCCAGTTCAACACCGAACTGGTCAGCCAGTTGCAGCACGTCAATGCCGAAGTCATCCCGCTCAACATTCCGGCGCTGCTCAAAGAGACCTTCGCCAACCCGGCGCAATTTGGCCTGGCCACCGACCAGAATCTCACCGCGACCTGCTTCAGCGGTGACAGCTGTACGGAAAACGCCCGGTACGGGATCAACAGCGCCACGCCGGACCCGACCAAGCTGATCTACAACGACTCGGTGCACCCGACCGAAACCGGGCAACGCCTGATCGCCGATTACGCGTATTCCATACTGGCAGCCCCCTGGGAACTGACGCTGTTACCGGAAATGGCCCACGCCACCCTGCGCGCGCATCAGGATGAACTGCGCAACCAATGGCAATCCGACTGGGAAAACTGGCAAAACGTCGGTCAGTGGCGTGCGATTGTCGCCGGTGGCGGTCAGCACCTGAATTTTGATGATCAACGCAGTGCAGCCAGTGCCGATGGCAACGGCTACAACCTGAACATTGGCGGCAGCTATCGTCTCGACGAGGCCTGGCGTGTTGGCGTGGCTGCCGGTTTCTATCGTCAGAAGCTGGAAGCGGGCAACGACAACTCGCAGTACAAACTCAACACGTACATGGGTACGGCGTTCGCTCAATATCAGCAAAATCGCTGGTGGGCTGACGCGGCAATGACGGCTGGGCATCTGGACTACGACAGTCTCAAACGCAAGTTCGACCTGGGCGTCAACGAACGCGGGGAGAAAGGCAGTACCAATGGCACGGTGCTGGCGGTCACCGGTCGCCTGGGTTACGACATCGCGCAGCAGGCAAGCAGCCCGTGGCACTTGTCGCCATTTATCAGCGCCGACTACGCCAAGGTGCAAGTCGACGGTTACTCGGAGAACGGCAACGACTCCACGGCACTGACCTTCGGTGACCAGAAGCGCACCTCGAAGCGCCTCGGCGTCGGTTTGCAGGGCAAGTACCAAATCACCCCGCAGACTCAGGTGTTCGGCGAGTTCGCCCACGAACGCGAATATAAGGACGACACCCAGGACCTGACCATGAACCTCAACAGCCTGCCCGACAACCATTTCACCCTGCAAGGCTACACCCCGCAAACCAACCTGAACCGCCTGAACCTGGGCGTCAGCCAGAAGTTGACTCCAGACCTGGCGCTACGGGCCAGCTACAACATTCGCAAGGATGACGACTTCACCCAACAAGGCATCAACGTGGGTGTCAGCCTGGACTTCTAA
- the trpE gene encoding anthranilate synthase component I: MIREEFLRLAAAGYNRIPLACETLADFDTPLSIYLKLADEPNSYLLESVQGGEKWGRYSIIGLPCRTVLRVHDHHVSVTVDGAEVESHEVEDPLAFVETFKARYNVPTIAGLPRFNGGLVGYFGYDCVRYVEKRLGKCPNPDPLGVPDILLMVSDAVVVFDNLAGKMHAIVLADPSQDNAFEQGQARLEELLEKLRQPITPRRGLDFSKQQAADPVFRSSFTQDDYERAVDTIKEYILAGDCMQVVPSQRMSIDFKAAPIDLYRALRCFNPTPYMYFFNFGDFHVVGSSPEVLVRVEDNLITVRPIAGTRPRGANEEADRALEEDLLSDDKEIAEHLMLIDLGRNDTGRVSEIGSVKLTEKMVIERYSNVMHIVSNVTGQLKAGLTAMDALRAILPAGTLSGAPKIRAMEIIDELEPVKRGVYGGAVGYFAWNGNMDTAIAIRTAVIKNGELHVQAGGGIVADSVPALEWEETLNKRRAMFRAVALAEQTPQD, encoded by the coding sequence ATGATCCGCGAAGAATTCCTGCGTTTGGCCGCTGCCGGCTACAACCGCATCCCGCTTGCCTGCGAAACCCTTGCCGACTTCGACACGCCGTTGTCGATCTACCTGAAACTGGCCGACGAGCCCAATTCCTATCTGCTGGAGTCGGTGCAGGGCGGTGAGAAATGGGGCCGTTACTCGATCATCGGGCTGCCGTGCCGTACGGTGCTGCGGGTGCATGATCACCACGTCAGTGTGACGGTCGATGGCGCCGAGGTAGAAAGCCACGAGGTTGAAGACCCGCTGGCCTTCGTCGAAACCTTCAAGGCGCGCTACAACGTGCCGACCATCGCCGGTCTGCCACGCTTCAACGGCGGGCTGGTGGGCTACTTCGGTTATGACTGCGTGCGTTACGTGGAGAAGCGTCTGGGCAAGTGCCCGAACCCGGATCCGCTGGGCGTGCCGGACATTTTGCTGATGGTCTCCGATGCGGTGGTGGTGTTCGATAACCTGGCCGGCAAGATGCACGCCATCGTGCTGGCCGACCCGTCGCAGGACAACGCCTTCGAGCAAGGTCAGGCGCGTCTGGAAGAGCTGCTGGAAAAGCTCCGTCAGCCAATCACTCCGCGTCGCGGCCTGGACTTCAGCAAGCAACAAGCGGCTGATCCGGTGTTCCGTTCCAGTTTCACCCAAGACGATTACGAGCGGGCGGTGGACACCATCAAGGAGTACATCCTCGCCGGTGACTGCATGCAGGTGGTGCCATCGCAACGGATGTCCATCGACTTCAAGGCCGCGCCGATAGATCTGTACCGGGCGCTGCGCTGCTTCAACCCGACGCCGTATATGTACTTCTTCAACTTTGGCGACTTCCATGTCGTTGGCAGTTCGCCGGAAGTGCTGGTGCGGGTCGAAGACAACCTGATCACCGTGCGCCCGATCGCCGGCACCCGTCCACGCGGTGCCAACGAGGAAGCCGACCGGGCGCTTGAAGAAGACCTGCTGTCGGACGACAAGGAAATCGCCGAGCACCTGATGCTGATCGACCTCGGCCGCAACGACACCGGTCGCGTGTCGGAAATTGGTTCGGTGAAACTCACTGAGAAAATGGTCATCGAGCGTTATTCCAACGTGATGCACATCGTCTCCAACGTCACTGGCCAGTTGAAAGCCGGCCTGACAGCGATGGACGCACTGCGGGCGATTCTGCCGGCAGGTACGTTGTCGGGTGCGCCGAAGATTCGCGCAATGGAAATCATCGACGAACTGGAACCGGTCAAGCGTGGCGTCTACGGAGGTGCGGTCGGTTACTTCGCCTGGAACGGCAACATGGACACCGCGATTGCAATCCGCACTGCGGTGATCAAGAACGGCGAACTGCATGTGCAGGCCGGTGGTGGCATCGTGGCTGATTCGGTGCCTGCGCTCGAATGGGAAGAAACCCTGAACAAGCGCCGCGCGATGTTCCGCGCTGTGGCCCTGGCCGAGCAAACCCCACAAGACTGA
- a CDS encoding ABC transporter permease yields MLSPYVSPIERVWFYSLRILCGLILLFLILPVLVIIPLSFNSGSFLVYPLQGFSLHWYQDFFASAEWMRSLKNSMIVAPAATVLAMVFGTLAAIGLTRGDFPGKALVMALVISPMVVPVVIIGVASYLAFAPLGFGNSFVSLIVVHAVLGVPFVIITVSATLQGFNQNLVRAAASLGASPLTAFRRVTLPLIAPGVISGALFAFATSFDEVVVTLFLAGPQQATLPRQMFSGIRENLSPTIAAAATLLIAFSVFLLLTLEWLRGRSEKLRTAQV; encoded by the coding sequence ATGCTGAGTCCTTATGTGTCGCCCATCGAACGGGTATGGTTCTACAGCTTGCGCATTCTCTGCGGGCTGATCCTGTTGTTCCTTATCCTGCCGGTGCTGGTGATCATCCCGCTGTCGTTCAACTCGGGGAGTTTTCTGGTCTACCCGTTGCAAGGTTTCTCGCTGCACTGGTACCAGGACTTTTTCGCCTCGGCCGAATGGATGCGTTCGCTGAAGAACAGCATGATCGTCGCCCCGGCGGCGACGGTGTTGGCGATGGTCTTCGGCACGCTGGCGGCGATTGGCCTGACCCGTGGTGATTTCCCCGGCAAGGCGCTGGTGATGGCGCTGGTGATCTCGCCGATGGTCGTGCCGGTGGTGATCATCGGTGTGGCCAGCTACCTGGCCTTCGCGCCGCTGGGATTCGGCAACAGCTTTGTCTCGCTGATCGTCGTGCATGCGGTGCTGGGTGTGCCGTTCGTGATCATTACCGTATCGGCGACGTTGCAAGGCTTTAACCAGAACCTGGTGCGTGCTGCCGCCAGCCTGGGGGCTTCGCCACTCACGGCGTTCCGCCGCGTGACCTTGCCGTTGATTGCACCGGGGGTGATTTCCGGGGCGCTGTTTGCCTTCGCGACATCGTTCGATGAGGTGGTCGTCACGTTGTTCCTTGCCGGCCCTCAACAGGCGACATTGCCACGGCAGATGTTCAGCGGCATCCGCGAAAACCTCAGCCCGACCATCGCCGCCGCGGCAACGCTGCTGATCGCCTTCTCGGTGTTCCTGCTGCTGACCCTGGAATGGCTACGTGGCCGCAGCGAGAAACTGCGTACCGCACAGGTGTAA
- the rpe gene encoding ribulose-phosphate 3-epimerase — protein sequence MQPFAIAPSILSADFARLGEEVDNVLAAGADIVHFDVMDNHYVPNLTIGPMVCSALRKYGITAPIDAHLMVSPVDRIIGDFIDAGATYITFHPEATLHVDRSLQMIREGGCKAGLVFNPATPLDVLKYVMDKVDMILLMSVNPGFGGQKFIPGTLDKLREARALIDASGRDIRLEIDGGVNVNNIREIAAAGADTFVAGSAIFNAPNYQEVIEKMRSELALARP from the coding sequence ATGCAGCCCTTCGCTATTGCTCCGTCGATTCTCTCCGCTGATTTCGCCCGTCTGGGCGAGGAAGTAGACAACGTTCTGGCCGCTGGCGCCGACATCGTTCACTTTGATGTCATGGACAACCACTACGTGCCAAACCTGACCATCGGGCCGATGGTTTGCTCGGCGTTGCGCAAATACGGCATCACCGCGCCCATCGACGCGCACCTGATGGTCAGCCCGGTAGACCGCATCATTGGCGACTTCATCGACGCCGGCGCGACCTACATCACCTTCCACCCGGAAGCCACGCTGCATGTCGACCGTTCCCTGCAAATGATCCGCGAAGGCGGTTGCAAGGCGGGCCTGGTGTTCAACCCGGCGACCCCGCTGGACGTGCTCAAGTACGTGATGGATAAGGTCGACATGATCCTGCTGATGAGCGTCAACCCGGGCTTCGGCGGGCAGAAGTTCATTCCCGGCACTCTCGACAAGTTGCGTGAAGCGCGCGCGCTGATCGATGCCTCGGGCCGTGACATTCGTCTGGAAATCGACGGTGGCGTGAATGTGAACAACATCCGTGAAATCGCCGCCGCTGGCGCTGACACCTTCGTCGCCGGTTCGGCCATCTTCAATGCGCCGAACTACCAGGAAGTGATTGAAAAGATGCGCTCCGAACTGGCGCTGGCTCGCCCATGA
- a CDS encoding ABC transporter permease, with the protein MAIAVPLNEGTNRTLKQRLAHAERVNRWKAQALIAPLVLFLLLVFLVPIVALLYKSVSNPEVVGGMPRTVAAIATWDGRGLPADPVFKAASEDLLEARKNQSLGDLSKRLNMELAGYRSLLTKTARALPFKTEPASYKDALEALDERWGDPAYWQAVRRNTSSITPYYLLAAVDHRIDDLGEIAPATPDQAIYLEIFARTFWMGLVITAICLVLAYPLAYLLANLPSRQSNLLMILVLLPFWTSILVRVAAWIVLLQSGGLINSALMAMGIIDKPLALVFNRTGVYISMVHILLPFMILPIYSVMKGISPTYMRAAISLGCHPFASFWRVYFPQTYAGVGAGCLLVFILAIGYYITPALLGSPNDQMVSYFVAFYTNTSINWGMATALGGLLLLATVVLYLIYSWLVGASRLRLS; encoded by the coding sequence ATGGCCATCGCCGTTCCCCTGAACGAGGGCACCAATCGCACCTTGAAGCAGCGCCTTGCGCATGCCGAACGGGTCAACCGCTGGAAGGCCCAGGCCCTGATCGCGCCGTTGGTGCTGTTTCTGTTGTTGGTGTTTCTGGTGCCGATCGTGGCGCTGCTCTACAAAAGTGTCAGTAACCCGGAAGTGGTCGGCGGGATGCCGCGCACCGTGGCTGCCATTGCGACCTGGGATGGCCGAGGCTTGCCGGCGGATCCGGTCTTCAAGGCTGCCAGCGAAGACCTTCTTGAGGCCCGCAAAAATCAAAGCCTGGGCGATCTGTCCAAGCGACTGAATATGGAGTTGGCCGGCTATCGCAGCCTGCTGACCAAAACCGCGCGAGCGCTGCCGTTCAAAACCGAGCCGGCCTCCTATAAAGATGCACTCGAAGCGCTGGATGAACGTTGGGGCGACCCGGCCTACTGGCAAGCGGTACGCCGTAACACCAGCAGCATCACGCCGTATTACTTGCTGGCAGCGGTCGACCACCGGATCGACGACCTCGGCGAAATTGCCCCGGCGACCCCTGATCAGGCGATCTACCTCGAGATCTTTGCCCGGACCTTCTGGATGGGCCTGGTCATTACCGCGATCTGCCTGGTGCTGGCCTATCCGTTGGCATATCTGCTGGCCAACCTGCCGTCACGTCAAAGCAACCTGCTGATGATTCTGGTGTTGTTGCCGTTCTGGACCTCGATTCTGGTACGGGTGGCGGCGTGGATTGTCTTGTTGCAATCGGGCGGGCTGATCAACAGCGCGTTGATGGCGATGGGCATCATCGATAAGCCGCTGGCACTGGTGTTCAACCGCACCGGGGTTTACATCTCGATGGTGCACATCCTGCTGCCGTTCATGATTCTGCCGATCTACAGCGTGATGAAAGGTATTTCGCCGACCTACATGCGTGCGGCGATTTCCCTGGGTTGCCATCCGTTCGCCAGCTTCTGGCGGGTGTATTTCCCGCAGACTTATGCCGGTGTCGGCGCGGGTTGCCTGTTGGTGTTCATCCTGGCGATTGGTTACTACATCACCCCGGCGCTGCTCGGCAGCCCGAACGATCAGATGGTCAGTTACTTCGTCGCCTTCTACACCAACACCAGCATCAACTGGGGCATGGCGACCGCACTCGGAGGGCTGCTGCTGTTGGCGACTGTCGTGCTCTATCTGATTTACAGCTGGCTGGTAGGCGCAAGCCGCCTGCGCTTGAGCTAA
- a CDS encoding ABC transporter substrate-binding protein yields the protein MLRSLKLTALALGMMGAAHAMAGPDLTVVSFGGANKAAQVKAFYAPWEAAGNGKIVAGEYNGEMAKVKAMVDTKSVSWDLVEVESPELSRGCDEDMFEPLDPALFGKSEDYVKGAIQPCGVGFFVWSTVLAYNADKLASAPTSWVDFWDTKKFPGKRGLRKGAKYTLEFALMADGVAPKDVYKVLASKDGQDRAFKKLDELKPSIQWWEAGAQPPQYLASGDVVMSSAYNGRIAAVQKESNLKVVWNGGIYDFDAWAIPKGLDKTRAAAAKKFIAYSVMPQQQKTYSENIAYGPANTQAVPLLSKEILKDMPTTPENIANQVQIDVSFWADNGEQLEQRFNSWAAK from the coding sequence ATGTTGAGATCCCTGAAACTCACAGCACTGGCACTTGGCATGATGGGCGCGGCCCATGCAATGGCCGGCCCCGACCTGACCGTGGTGTCGTTTGGCGGCGCGAACAAGGCGGCGCAGGTCAAGGCCTTCTACGCACCGTGGGAAGCCGCGGGCAACGGCAAGATTGTCGCCGGTGAATACAACGGTGAGATGGCCAAGGTCAAAGCCATGGTCGACACCAAGAGCGTGTCCTGGGATCTGGTAGAGGTTGAATCGCCAGAACTGTCCCGTGGTTGTGACGAAGACATGTTCGAGCCGCTTGACCCGGCACTGTTCGGCAAGTCCGAAGACTACGTGAAGGGTGCCATCCAGCCATGCGGCGTGGGCTTCTTCGTGTGGTCGACCGTGTTGGCCTACAACGCCGACAAACTGGCAAGCGCTCCGACCAGTTGGGTGGATTTCTGGGATACCAAGAAATTCCCGGGCAAACGTGGCCTGCGTAAAGGCGCCAAGTACACCCTGGAATTCGCCTTGATGGCCGACGGCGTTGCGCCGAAAGACGTCTACAAAGTGCTGGCCAGCAAGGACGGTCAGGACCGCGCCTTCAAGAAACTCGATGAGCTCAAGCCAAGCATCCAATGGTGGGAAGCCGGCGCTCAGCCGCCGCAGTACCTGGCTTCCGGCGACGTGGTCATGAGCTCGGCCTATAACGGCCGGATCGCTGCCGTGCAGAAAGAAAGCAACCTGAAAGTGGTATGGAACGGCGGCATCTACGACTTCGATGCCTGGGCGATTCCAAAAGGCCTGGATAAAACCCGTGCCGCCGCCGCGAAGAAATTCATCGCGTACTCGGTCATGCCGCAACAGCAGAAAACCTACTCGGAAAACATCGCCTACGGCCCGGCCAATACCCAAGCCGTACCGCTGTTGTCCAAAGAGATTCTGAAAGACATGCCGACCACCCCGGAAAACATCGCCAACCAGGTGCAGATCGACGTCAGCTTCTGGGCTGACAACGGTGAGCAACTGGAACAGCGCTTCAACTCGTGGGCTGCGAAGTAA